A window of the Brassica oleracea var. oleracea cultivar TO1000 chromosome C1, BOL, whole genome shotgun sequence genome harbors these coding sequences:
- the LOC106329828 gene encoding uncharacterized protein LOC106329828, with product MQRKTLATRRDLTHREDGDDQREREHKDVNEDGVADDGGDNEEDEVEESRVLEGEDHGLKKIVKIYLKYLEISPEKKRMIPDPLYSDEDEEEVERRELFSNSNDSEELLALGKTFGCAADFKLALLRYSLKTRYVIKLYKSTTMKVGAKCSDIESNCPWRIYCSYERWRHKMQVKVYVNQHNCMRSGYSKMLKVSTIAFLFAERLRINRKFTKKEIADEIKREYNLIVTEEQCAKAKSKLFRERKTSHEAHFSRIWDYEAEIRKSNPYTNMVIKIIHGATPGSKQRFDRLYVCFAAQRESWIESCRPIIGLDGAFLKWDIKGHLLAAVGRDEDNRIVSIAWAVVEIENNVNWEWFVKLLKADLRLQEGGTTTIISDKKKGFVNAVKKELPEAEHLMRSRHILANWKRDNKDPELERIFWRIAGSYTTGDFEEHMRALQIYCEGSNCNDNLNNLSESFNKTIREARKKPLLDMLEDIRRQCMVRNAKRALLASRVKTKFTKKVHLEVENTKEKAKDCIRYMACGNVHEIDDGGTAYSVDMDLKTCGCLKWQLRGILCIHASCVITAKKLKMEDFVSKFYTSDMWRVTYSRGIRPVQGMKLWPRMNRLPVLPPPYRLGNRGRPSNYDRRKGANGSSSNQKTKLGRERRLMTCSNFLDTGHNKTTCVNPTAEREPKRPRGRPRLQYAFF from the exons ATGCAGAGGAAGACGCTTGCAACGAGACGAGATTTAACGCACCGTGAAGATGGAGATGATCAAAGAGAGCGTGAGCATAAGGATGTTAATGAAGATGGAGTTGCAGATGATGGTGGTGATAACGAAGAAGACGAAGTAGAAGAAAGTCGAGTACTAGAGGGAGAAGACCATGGATTGAAGAAAATTGTGAAGATTTATCTCAAGTATTTGGAGATATCACCAGAGAAGAAGAGAAT GATACCTGATCCATTGTATTCCGACGAAGACGAAGAGGAGGTAGAGCGCAGAGAGTTGTTTTCAAATAGTAACGACAGTGAAGAGCTTTTGGCATTGGGAAAGACATTTGGGTGTGCAGCAGATTTTAAGTTGGCTTTGTTAAGATATTCTCTGAAGACTCGTTACGTTATTAAACTCTACAAGTCAACAACAATGAAAGTGGGAGCGAAATGCTCTGATATTGAGTCGAATTGCCCTTGGAGGATTTACTGTTCTTATGAACGATGGAGGCACAAGATGCAAGTGAAGGTGTATGTTAATCAGCATAATTGTATGAGATCGGGCTACTCGAAGATGCTTAAGGTATCAACAATTGCTTTTCTGTTTGCGGAGAGGTTAAGGATCAATAGGAAGTTTACAAAGAAGGAGATAGCTGATGAGATCAAGAGAGAGTACAATTTAATTGTCACAGAGGAGCAATGCGCAAAAGCAAAGTCTAAACTTTTCCGAGAAAGAAAAACAAGCCATGAAGCTCACTTCTCACGTATATGGGATTATGAAGCTGAGATACGAAAGTCCAATCCATATACAAACATGGTGATAAAGATTATTCATGGTGCTACTCCAGGAAGCAAGCAAAGGTTTGATAGGTTATATGTATGTTTCGCAGCTCAAAGGGAATCTTGGATAGAATCATGTAGGCCTATCATAGGGTTAGATGGGGCGTTCTTGAAGTGGGATATTAAAGGACATCTACTAGCTGCTGTAGGAAGAGATGAGGACAACAGGATTGTGTCAATTGCTTGGGCTGTTGTAGAAATTGAAAACAATGTGAATTGGGAATGGTTTGTCAAGCTTCTGAAAGCGGATTTACGACTACAAGAAGGGGGAACAACAACCATAATATCCGACAAGAAAAAG GGGTTTGTGAATGCTGTCAAGAAAGAGCTTCCTGAAGCAGAACACCTCATGCGTTCCAGACACATCCTTGCAAACTGGAAGAGAGACAATAAAGATCCTGAATTGGAGAGGATATTTTGGAGAATAGCAGGCAGCTACACTACAGGAGATTTTGAAGAGCATATGCGAGCTCTACAGATTTACTGTGAAG GATCAAATTGCAATGACAACCTCAACAACCTTAGTGAATCCTTCAATAAGACTATTAGGGAAGCACGGAAAAAGCCATTGCTAGATATGTTAGAGGATATAAGAAGGCAATGCATGGTTCGTAATGCCAAAAGAGCTCTCCTTGCTTCACGGGTTAAGACTAAGTTCACAAAGAAAGTACATTTGGAGGTTGAGAATACTAAAGAGAAGGCAAAGGATTGCATTCGATACATGGCATGTGGAAATGTTCATGAGATTGATGATGGAGGGACTGCTTATAGTGTTGATATGGATTTGAAAACATGTGGATGTCTCAAGTGGCAGCTTAGAGGCATTCTGTGTATTCATGCCTCTTGTGTCATCACTGCAAAAAAGTTAAAGATGGAAGATTTTGTGTCCAAGTTTTACACCAGTGACATGTGGAGAGTAACCTACTCTAGGGGTATTAGGCCGGTTCAAGGAATGAAACTATGGCCTAGGATGAATAGGTTACCCGTGTTGCCACCGCCATATAGACTAGGTAATCGTGGCAGACCAAGCAACTATGATAGGCGAAAAGGAGCAAATGGATCTTCCTCAAACCAAAAGACAAAGCTTGGACGAGAGAGGCGTTTGATGACATGTTCCAATTTCTTAGACACAGGCCACAACAAAACCACATGTGTAAATCCGACAGCTGAAAGGGAACCAAAGAGGCCAAGGGGACGGCCAAGGCTTCAATATGCG TTCTTCTAG